A single genomic interval of Spirosoma taeanense harbors:
- a CDS encoding M48 family metalloprotease has product MPVKAALSLSILFANVALVGASFAQTTTSARPSPGTFICSYTGRSTSPEVVCSPTTTSNGHAERVVDRILRPIGLMRNFKVIECSNTDNCFATVLKGQRFIVYDAAFMQSIEEETETDWSAISIMAHEIGHHLQGHTIDGRGGQPQKEIEADKFSGFVLHQLGASLDESLVAVKALGNERATSTHPAKPARIDAIRKGWLEAEAMYPKNRVAGKPAVAMAPRPITTSSAPVAAARPVVVPKVPVRATVGCVSGDCEDGTGVFVYPTRERYAGEFEEGDKHGEGVEYYADGKVKYKGNFRDNLRSDYGVYYFRNGDRYVGWFQKNMPNGKGTYYFADGDRIVGLFKNGQPTSSAVLHNAEGTR; this is encoded by the coding sequence ATGCCAGTGAAAGCGGCTTTATCTTTATCCATTCTCTTTGCAAACGTAGCCCTTGTCGGCGCGTCATTTGCCCAAACTACAACGTCAGCTCGTCCGTCTCCAGGAACGTTTATTTGCAGCTACACAGGCCGGAGCACAAGCCCCGAAGTGGTCTGCTCGCCAACGACAACTTCGAACGGCCACGCCGAGCGCGTGGTTGACCGAATTCTGAGACCGATAGGTCTGATGCGTAATTTCAAGGTTATTGAGTGCTCAAACACCGATAACTGCTTCGCTACGGTTTTGAAGGGCCAGCGGTTTATTGTCTACGATGCGGCTTTCATGCAGAGCATCGAAGAAGAAACCGAAACCGACTGGTCGGCCATTAGTATCATGGCGCACGAAATTGGCCATCACCTGCAGGGCCATACCATCGACGGCCGGGGCGGTCAGCCGCAGAAAGAAATCGAAGCCGATAAGTTTTCGGGGTTTGTGCTGCACCAGCTCGGAGCGTCATTGGACGAATCGCTGGTTGCGGTGAAGGCCCTTGGCAACGAACGCGCGACCTCGACGCACCCGGCCAAACCCGCCCGCATTGACGCCATTCGGAAAGGCTGGCTGGAAGCTGAAGCGATGTATCCTAAAAATCGGGTTGCCGGCAAGCCCGCGGTAGCTATGGCACCCAGACCCATTACAACCAGTTCAGCTCCCGTAGCAGCCGCCCGGCCGGTTGTTGTGCCGAAAGTCCCCGTTCGGGCAACGGTTGGCTGCGTTTCAGGCGACTGCGAAGATGGGACGGGCGTATTTGTTTACCCAACCCGCGAACGCTACGCCGGTGAGTTTGAGGAAGGCGACAAACACGGTGAGGGTGTTGAGTATTACGCCGATGGGAAGGTGAAATACAAAGGCAACTTCCGCGATAATCTTCGCTCTGACTACGGTGTATATTATTTCCGAAATGGCGATCGGTACGTTGGCTGGTTCCAGAAAAATATGCCGAATGGCAAGGGCACCTATTATTTCGCGGATGGCGATCGGATCGTTGGTCTGTTTAAGAATGGGCAGCCAACCAGTTCGGCCGTTCTTCATAATGCCGAGGGCACAAGGTAA
- a CDS encoding WD40/YVTN/BNR-like repeat-containing protein, translating into MRQRILTLVTFVFFISPCLAQWQSQAVQTDASFRAVSIAGPDVVWIGGTQGTFVRTTDGGRTWQTGNVPDAQTCDFRDVYAVDAQTAFLMSAGPAEKGQARLYKTTNGGQTWSLVYQTDQAGVFFDGMDFWDKQHGIVFSDPVGGKWFILTTDDGGQTWKTIPPTSLPMMMPNEAAFAASGSSLVVQGKRNVWIASGGSMSGRVFRSDDRGQSWAVSTTPLAAGEATGLFGMQFFSEKVGMIVGGNYKQENLPGPNAAITRDGGITWSLVTPTDPPGLREAVALLPGDRILTVGPTGTSLSADQGQTWQRLDTEGFHALACAKGTCYAVGAKGKVSKQVFK; encoded by the coding sequence ATGAGACAACGTATTCTTACGCTGGTAACCTTCGTGTTTTTTATTTCTCCTTGTTTGGCGCAGTGGCAGTCCCAGGCTGTTCAGACCGACGCCAGTTTCCGGGCAGTAAGCATTGCCGGTCCTGATGTGGTGTGGATTGGGGGCACACAGGGCACCTTCGTTCGCACAACCGATGGCGGCAGAACCTGGCAAACCGGCAACGTACCCGACGCCCAGACCTGCGATTTTCGCGACGTTTACGCCGTTGATGCCCAAACCGCTTTTCTGATGAGCGCCGGTCCTGCCGAAAAAGGCCAGGCGCGTCTCTACAAAACAACCAACGGTGGCCAAACCTGGTCGCTTGTTTACCAGACCGACCAGGCAGGCGTCTTTTTCGACGGCATGGATTTCTGGGACAAGCAGCACGGGATTGTTTTCAGCGACCCGGTTGGTGGCAAATGGTTTATCCTCACTACCGACGATGGCGGACAAACCTGGAAAACCATTCCGCCTACCAGTCTCCCCATGATGATGCCCAACGAAGCGGCTTTTGCAGCCAGTGGTAGCAGCCTGGTTGTGCAGGGCAAACGTAATGTCTGGATTGCGTCGGGCGGGTCGATGAGCGGACGCGTTTTTCGCTCAGATGACCGGGGGCAGAGCTGGGCGGTCAGCACGACCCCGCTTGCCGCTGGCGAAGCAACCGGCTTGTTTGGTATGCAGTTCTTCAGCGAGAAAGTAGGAATGATTGTGGGCGGAAACTATAAACAGGAAAATCTGCCCGGCCCCAACGCGGCCATTACCCGCGACGGCGGCATAACCTGGTCACTCGTTACACCCACCGACCCGCCCGGGCTACGCGAAGCCGTAGCCCTGCTTCCCGGTGATCGCATCCTCACTGTCGGGCCCACCGGCACGAGTCTTTCGGCCGATCAGGGTCAGACCTGGCAACGGCTCGACACCGAAGGCTTTCATGCCCTTGCCTGCGCGAAAGGCACCTGCTATGCCGTAGGCGCAAAAGGAAAAGTCAGCAAGCAGGTGTTTAAATGA
- a CDS encoding Rossmann-like and DUF2520 domain-containing protein, translating to MEISFIGAGNLAWHLAPALENAGHHINEVFSRQLQSARQLVSNLYDARTHSELNFADSPSRLFILAIPDDTLETVCSRLVLPENAILVHTSGTQSLETLTHQMEIYSDVPVQTGVFYPLQTFTKGQSFMTFEEIPLCIEATDKPTEDELVALGQELSDIVYLITSAERCKLHLAAVFACNFTNHLLTIAHDLTVGDGLEFELLRPLIRETFRKGLDASDPANVQTGPARRGDLTTIDAHLLLLNTQPEFANIYELMTDSIRHRFHK from the coding sequence ATGGAAATTTCGTTTATCGGCGCGGGGAACCTCGCCTGGCACCTGGCCCCCGCCCTGGAAAATGCGGGCCACCACATTAACGAGGTCTTCAGCCGGCAACTCCAGTCGGCCCGGCAGCTGGTCAGCAATCTGTACGACGCCCGCACCCATTCCGAACTCAATTTTGCTGATAGCCCATCCCGGCTGTTTATCCTGGCCATTCCCGACGACACGCTCGAAACCGTCTGCTCCCGGCTGGTTCTGCCAGAGAACGCCATCCTTGTCCATACATCGGGGACTCAGTCGCTGGAGACGCTGACGCACCAAATGGAAATTTACAGCGATGTACCCGTTCAGACCGGGGTTTTCTATCCCTTACAAACGTTCACGAAAGGCCAGTCGTTCATGACCTTTGAGGAGATTCCGCTTTGCATTGAAGCCACCGATAAACCAACCGAAGACGAACTGGTTGCGCTGGGGCAGGAACTCAGCGATATTGTTTATCTGATTACCTCAGCCGAGCGCTGTAAGCTGCACCTTGCGGCTGTTTTTGCCTGCAACTTCACCAATCACCTGCTCACCATCGCCCATGACCTTACCGTGGGCGATGGGCTGGAGTTTGAGCTGCTCCGCCCACTCATCCGCGAGACATTCCGCAAAGGTCTTGACGCTTCTGATCCGGCAAACGTACAGACCGGCCCTGCCCGCCGGGGTGATCTGACAACGATTGATGCCCACCTTTTGCTGCTAAATACCCAGCCTGAATTTGCGAACATCTATGAACTGATGACAGATAGTATCCGACACCGTTTTCATAAATAA
- a CDS encoding glycosyltransferase family 2 protein has protein sequence MSRSIILVIIPAFNEENSVGNVVRDIPVGLVDEVVVVNNNSNDQTAVQAALAGATVLNEPVQGYGRACLRGIAYAQNRQQKPDVVVFLDADYSDYPGEMTALVAPILAGAVDLVIGSRALGNRERGSMTPQQVFGNWLATTLLHWLYGVRYTDLGPFRAIRFEQLLELDMQDKTYGWTVEMQLKAAKQGLRILEIPVSYRKRIGFSKISGTVKGTVLAGYKILATIFRYW, from the coding sequence GTGTCCAGGTCAATCATTCTTGTTATCATCCCTGCCTTCAACGAAGAAAATTCGGTTGGCAATGTTGTGCGTGATATCCCGGTCGGGCTGGTCGACGAGGTGGTGGTCGTCAATAACAATTCAAACGATCAGACAGCAGTGCAGGCAGCCCTGGCCGGAGCTACTGTACTCAACGAACCGGTTCAGGGATATGGCCGGGCGTGTCTGCGGGGCATCGCCTACGCTCAGAATCGGCAACAAAAACCAGATGTGGTTGTTTTTCTGGATGCGGATTACTCGGATTATCCCGGCGAGATGACGGCGCTGGTTGCGCCAATTCTGGCTGGTGCGGTCGATCTGGTAATCGGGTCGCGGGCGCTGGGTAATCGGGAACGAGGCTCCATGACGCCCCAGCAGGTATTTGGCAACTGGCTGGCAACAACCCTGCTTCACTGGTTATACGGCGTCCGGTATACAGACCTAGGGCCATTCCGGGCCATTCGGTTTGAGCAGTTGCTGGAACTGGATATGCAGGATAAAACGTATGGCTGGACGGTTGAAATGCAGTTAAAAGCCGCTAAACAGGGCTTGCGGATTCTGGAAATACCCGTCAGCTACCGAAAGCGGATAGGCTTCTCGAAAATCTCGGGGACGGTGAAGGGAACGGTTCTGGCGGGATATAAGATTCTGGCGACAATCTTCAGGTATTGGTAA
- a CDS encoding cellulose synthase family protein, translated as MEILVLVLYGLALMLLFLYNCGQLSLIIIYLRSERTRRAAVLSMDTIQPDALPPVTVQLPVYNELYVVERLIDTVVQLRYPKDKLQIQVLDDSTDETVAILAAKVAEYQQQGFDIEHVRRPERNGFKAGALAYGLEIAKGEFIAIFDADFVPDPDFLLKTVPHFNDPKVAIVQTRWEHLNEDFSLMTQLQAFGLNAHFTIEQSGRYAAGFLANFNGTGGVWRKTAIADAGGWQSDTLTEDLDLSYRAQLRGWKFVYREDVGSPAELPVAMNALKSQQYRWMKGAAECARKLFVKVLRTPGVSFSMKLHAFFHLFSSATFILVLILGVMSVPLIYIRSRHPEWEWVFYVINLFQFNLFILLTFYGVPFWLLNSANKARLAWYFPMYSSLMMGLSLHNTIAVIEGYIGRKTPFVRTPKFNVTTAKDSWAANVYVSRQISWLTMVEGLLALYFFGGLALAFYIQDFRMFFLHIMLMVGFGMVCVYSLVHAGRRPASVGA; from the coding sequence ATGGAAATTCTGGTTCTGGTCCTCTATGGACTGGCGCTGATGCTGTTATTTCTTTATAACTGTGGTCAGCTGAGCCTGATAATTATTTATCTGCGCTCCGAGCGAACACGTCGGGCGGCCGTGCTGTCGATGGACACTATCCAGCCCGATGCACTGCCGCCGGTAACTGTGCAACTGCCTGTCTACAACGAACTCTACGTTGTGGAACGACTGATTGACACAGTCGTACAATTACGTTACCCCAAAGACAAACTTCAGATTCAGGTTCTGGACGATTCGACCGACGAAACCGTGGCGATCCTTGCCGCGAAAGTAGCCGAGTACCAACAGCAGGGATTCGACATTGAACACGTCCGGCGACCCGAACGAAACGGATTTAAAGCGGGTGCTCTAGCCTACGGGCTTGAGATTGCTAAAGGGGAGTTCATTGCCATATTCGACGCCGATTTCGTGCCCGACCCGGATTTCCTGCTGAAAACTGTGCCGCATTTTAACGATCCGAAAGTGGCAATTGTGCAAACCCGCTGGGAGCATCTCAACGAGGATTTTTCACTGATGACCCAGTTACAGGCGTTTGGGTTGAATGCGCACTTCACCATCGAGCAGAGCGGGCGTTACGCGGCTGGTTTTCTGGCTAACTTCAACGGGACGGGGGGCGTCTGGCGTAAAACAGCCATCGCCGACGCGGGTGGCTGGCAAAGCGATACGCTGACCGAGGATCTGGATCTGAGCTACCGCGCTCAGTTGCGGGGCTGGAAATTTGTGTATCGTGAAGACGTTGGCTCGCCTGCTGAGCTGCCCGTAGCGATGAACGCCCTGAAATCGCAGCAGTATCGCTGGATGAAAGGCGCGGCCGAATGCGCCCGGAAGCTGTTCGTTAAAGTGCTTCGAACGCCGGGCGTATCGTTCTCCATGAAGCTGCACGCGTTTTTTCACCTGTTCAGCAGCGCTACGTTCATTCTGGTGCTGATTCTGGGCGTTATGAGTGTCCCCCTAATTTATATACGCAGCCGCCATCCGGAGTGGGAATGGGTATTTTACGTCATCAACCTGTTCCAATTCAACCTGTTCATTCTCCTGACCTTTTATGGGGTTCCCTTCTGGCTGCTCAACTCGGCGAACAAGGCGCGGCTGGCCTGGTATTTTCCCATGTATTCCTCGCTGATGATGGGTTTGTCGCTGCACAATACCATTGCTGTTATTGAAGGGTACATTGGCCGGAAAACGCCTTTTGTCCGAACGCCTAAGTTTAACGTAACAACCGCGAAGGATAGCTGGGCCGCAAACGTGTACGTAAGCCGTCAAATCAGCTGGCTGACGATGGTCGAAGGGCTGCTGGCGTTGTATTTTTTCGGAGGGCTGGCGCTGGCATTCTATATTCAGGACTTCCGGATGTTTTTTCTGCACATCATGCTAATGGTCGGCTTCGGGATGGTGTGCGTATATTCGCTGGTCCATGCCGGTCGGCGTCCGGCGTCGGTGGGCGCCTGA
- the mptB gene encoding polyprenol phosphomannose-dependent alpha 1,6 mannosyltransferase MptB: MTVTLLRILWLLASAAAYLTLGYAVPREEFGWLIRLLLVLFSGYGWFIWKRNRAEETDSFLFGAAILFRFLLVIAIPRLSDDVYRFVWDGRLLAHGFNPYLYLPSQLIHTPTAAQAGLDDTLFRQLNSPDYFTVYPPLNQAMFGLAAWLSNGSLFWNVIWLRLPIVLSEIGTMWLLTKLLCRLNRNPNLALLYGLNPLVILELTGNLHFEAVMIFLSLLAAWWLLQKRIALSAVTLALAIATKLLPLILLPLAIRRLGWKTGLTYAALTGGLTAALFLPFASLELVQNVFSSLDLYFQKFEFNASVYYVLRTIGYWIKGYNTIERVGVWLSITTTLSILWISFRWRTISIPMQVLAILTLYFALATTVHPWYVTTLVGVSIFTRFRYPLVWSALIPLSYFTYQTPAYQENLWLTAVEYSLVAVVMLLELHPFLLARKLAKPLR, encoded by the coding sequence ATGACCGTAACTCTGCTTCGTATCCTCTGGCTGCTTGCGTCAGCCGCTGCCTATCTGACGCTGGGCTATGCTGTGCCCCGCGAGGAGTTTGGTTGGCTGATTCGTTTGCTCCTGGTCTTATTTTCAGGTTATGGCTGGTTTATCTGGAAGCGCAATCGGGCCGAAGAGACAGATTCATTCCTGTTTGGGGCCGCCATTCTATTTCGTTTCCTGCTGGTGATTGCCATACCGCGCCTTTCCGACGATGTGTACCGGTTTGTATGGGACGGACGTTTGCTGGCGCATGGTTTCAATCCGTATTTATATCTGCCCAGCCAGCTTATCCATACGCCGACGGCTGCTCAGGCAGGGCTGGATGATACGTTGTTTCGGCAGCTCAACTCTCCGGACTACTTCACGGTCTACCCTCCGCTAAACCAGGCGATGTTTGGGCTGGCGGCCTGGCTGTCAAACGGTAGTCTGTTCTGGAACGTAATCTGGCTTCGGCTACCGATTGTCCTGAGCGAAATCGGGACAATGTGGTTGCTGACGAAGTTATTATGTCGCCTGAATCGTAATCCGAATCTGGCGCTGCTGTACGGTCTGAACCCGCTCGTCATTCTGGAGTTGACCGGTAATCTGCACTTCGAGGCCGTTATGATTTTTCTGTCCCTGCTGGCTGCGTGGTGGCTTTTGCAAAAACGGATAGCTCTTTCGGCTGTCACGCTGGCTTTGGCTATTGCTACAAAGCTCTTGCCACTGATCCTTTTGCCGCTGGCGATTCGTCGGCTGGGCTGGAAAACCGGATTGACGTATGCCGCGCTAACGGGTGGGCTGACGGCGGCTCTGTTTCTGCCTTTCGCCAGTCTGGAACTGGTACAGAATGTGTTTTCAAGCCTTGATCTGTATTTTCAGAAGTTCGAATTCAATGCCAGTGTGTATTACGTACTGCGGACGATTGGCTACTGGATAAAAGGCTACAACACCATTGAACGGGTTGGCGTGTGGCTTTCTATAACGACGACGCTGAGCATCCTGTGGATTTCATTTCGCTGGCGTACCATTTCGATACCAATGCAGGTTTTGGCCATTCTGACCCTATATTTCGCCTTGGCGACAACGGTTCATCCGTGGTACGTTACCACGCTAGTGGGCGTGTCGATCTTTACGCGGTTTCGGTATCCATTGGTTTGGTCAGCTCTGATTCCGCTTTCCTATTTTACGTATCAAACCCCGGCCTATCAGGAGAATCTATGGCTGACGGCCGTAGAATATAGCCTGGTGGCTGTGGTTATGCTGCTCGAATTGCACCCCTTTCTTCTAGCCCGGAAGTTGGCAAAACCGCTTCGATAA